GGGTCCCGACTTGGTGTTCCGGCCACGCGAACGGCTGACAGTCTTACTCGCCATGGGCGACAGCCTAGTCGCAACAGCCACATCTGCACCATCTGCAACACGGGCAAAACCGCTAGTAAGCAAATGTTTTGTCACCTACGCGAGGCCGCCCCGAGACAGTCTCGTGACCTGAGAAACCTGCCCTAGCGTTCTGGCCGCGGCTTGGTCTCGCCCAGCCAGGACTGATTCGCCGCGATGTAGAACTGGTCGCCGTTGAAACTGCTGGCCGAATGCCCCCGGAAGCAGTAGACACCCTCGTCCTTGGTGACGGCGCATTTGACGGCCCGGTAATTGAAGTAGTTACCCGGCGTGAGGACCGGCGGACGCGTCGCGGGCGTGAACAGCCGCTCGTTGGTCGTGTCGAAATGCGCACGCCAGTCCCCCGGGAACCACGCCACCTGATCGGTGCCGGCAGGCGCCCCCGGGAACGAACCGTTGCAGCCGAAACTTCCGTCGATCCAGACCGCACAGTTGAGCCCGCGAGGCGTCGAGAACCAGGCCCCGTCGGTGTCATCGCGCAGGAACTGCTCGAAATCCGCCTGCCTGAACTTGGTGATGTTGTTGACATCGGGATAGGGATTGGGATCCCCCGTGATGTCCGGGTCGGCCGTCGCGACGCCGAGCGATCCGACCATCAGTCCCAGCGCCAGCGCGGTGACGCCCAGCATCCGCGTGAAAAGCCGCACTCCGACCTCCCCGATTATTTCCGTGGTTAACCAGTCAGCAAAATAGCGATGCCGAGTGTACGGAGGTATCGAAGTGAGCGGGCCGAAACAGACCAGACACTTGACAATCACTGTTGCCAACATGGCCTGATGCTCGCTAGCCTTTCCTCATGAATGGCAATGGAGCCTTGTCGACAGTCGGCACGCACCCCAATGACTACTACTGGCGGGCCGGCATGGAACTGCGACCCGCGCCTCCCCGCCTGCGATTCGACACGATGTGGACCCAGTCGCGCAGGCACATCCTGGAACCGTGGATGGACTTCCACGAGATCCCTACCGAGACCCCACGCACCCGGCTGCTCGCCGATCACCTCTGGCAGGGCGATGAACTGATGGATGCCGTCGTGGACCGCATCCGCAAGATGCCTGCCCGCCAGGGCCGGGCGATGCTCAACCAGGCCCTGGACCACGGCATCGAGTCCATCGAGAACCCGCCTGCCGAGTTTCTCGCGCTGTTCGAGCAGCTCGACAATCCACCCGAGTGGTACGACCCCGAACTCTGGGAGCGCGGGCGGCAACTATGGAACGACTCCTCACTGGCGGCCAAGTTCGGCATGGGCTTCGGTGACACCTTCGGCACCTTTGTCGGCGACGAGGTCGCCTACGCCACCGGGGCCACCGGCAGGTTCGTCAACGACACCCTGCGCCGTAATCTCGAAACCACGGCGTGGTTCCGAAAGATGACCTATCGCGGTGCCCTGGAACGTTTTTCACAACCCTTCAAAGACACCGTGCGGGTACGTCTCATGCACGCGCAAGTACGTGCCGGGCTTCGACGGTCCTGGGGTGACGAACAATTCGCACATCACGGAAATCCGATCTCCAATTCCATGATGATGGGCGCGGCGATGACCTTCGGCCTAATCCCACCGCTCATCGATCACCAGCATGGGCGCGCCCGCACCCCGGCAGATCTGCAAGCCGCCGTCATGTACTGGGCATACATCGCCTATGTCTTCGGTGTTGCCGAGGAACTCATTCCGAAATCGGTGGCCGAGGGAATGGAGACGATGGACTACATGGTCGCCTACGCCGGCGGCCCGTCGGAATGGACCGACACCATGATGAGTGCGGCATTCGGCTTCGTGGACAAGGGAATTGCCGGGCGGATCGGGCGATTCGTCTTCACTCCGGTGCTTGGCGTCGCCGCCTACTACGGCGGCGAAGACCTGGTCCGTGCACTGGTACGCGCCACTCCCCTGCGCGACGTGCGGCTGCAACCGTGGACCGCACTCACCGGAATGGCCGTCCACCTCAACGTCCAGTTTCGCCGGTTGACCGACAAGCTGCCCGGCGCGCAACGCCGTGCACAACAACGCAATGGCGAACTGCTGTGGTGGTCGGCGATGGTGATCAACCAGGCCTTGGCCAAGTTGGGCGGAATGACCGACACGTCCTACACCCACCACGATGCGACGGCGGCGACACCGGCCGGATGTCCGGTGCCGCACGCCCCGCACATCAGTGCCTAGCTCTCGTTGCCCAACCAGGTCTTGCCTGGAGTGACGAGAAAACGGGCACCCGAGTAGCCACCCTTACCGGAACCCGCTCCGGCGCAGTACAGATGATTCTCAGGCGTTGTCGCGCAACGAACATTGCGATACTCGACGTAGTTGTTGGC
The nucleotide sequence above comes from Mycobacteroides saopaulense. Encoded proteins:
- a CDS encoding oxygenase MpaB family protein; this translates as MNGNGALSTVGTHPNDYYWRAGMELRPAPPRLRFDTMWTQSRRHILEPWMDFHEIPTETPRTRLLADHLWQGDELMDAVVDRIRKMPARQGRAMLNQALDHGIESIENPPAEFLALFEQLDNPPEWYDPELWERGRQLWNDSSLAAKFGMGFGDTFGTFVGDEVAYATGATGRFVNDTLRRNLETTAWFRKMTYRGALERFSQPFKDTVRVRLMHAQVRAGLRRSWGDEQFAHHGNPISNSMMMGAAMTFGLIPPLIDHQHGRARTPADLQAAVMYWAYIAYVFGVAEELIPKSVAEGMETMDYMVAYAGGPSEWTDTMMSAAFGFVDKGIAGRIGRFVFTPVLGVAAYYGGEDLVRALVRATPLRDVRLQPWTALTGMAVHLNVQFRRLTDKLPGAQRRAQQRNGELLWWSAMVINQALAKLGGMTDTSYTHHDATAATPAGCPVPHAPHISA